One segment of Salinibaculum sp. SYNS191 DNA contains the following:
- a CDS encoding orc1/cdc6 family replication initiation protein, whose product MSDPTPAATLAEIVRETDLGTQRPDGTPRAHYIRLLREADSQILAIIDEVNALTDLALLHALYDVPGVTLVCICVDEDSLFSAPDINSETRSRLRTFRTMHLDPYSHDELVDILDYRVEYGLMRDRVADDAIDYIADLAVGNARTAIALLRRAAEAASADECPITSGLVDDVQEEALADVRDRHIRSLGTHQRAIFEIIREAGSSGIRATDLHGRYASRVQEPRGQSMRRRYLNSLERYGLIEQAGTGRGTRYCVLQIEEA is encoded by the coding sequence ATGTCGGATCCGACGCCTGCAGCGACGCTCGCCGAGATCGTGCGGGAGACCGACCTGGGGACGCAGCGCCCCGACGGCACCCCCCGCGCTCACTACATCCGGTTGCTCCGTGAGGCAGACTCGCAGATTCTTGCCATCATCGACGAGGTGAACGCGCTGACCGACCTCGCCCTGCTGCATGCGCTGTACGATGTCCCGGGCGTGACGCTGGTCTGCATCTGTGTCGACGAGGATTCGTTGTTCTCAGCCCCGGATATCAACTCGGAGACGCGGAGTCGGCTGCGGACGTTCCGAACGATGCATCTTGACCCGTATTCGCATGACGAGCTGGTCGACATCCTCGATTACCGTGTCGAATATGGGTTGATGCGCGACCGCGTCGCCGATGACGCGATTGACTACATTGCCGACCTTGCCGTCGGTAACGCTCGGACAGCGATTGCGTTACTCCGGCGGGCGGCCGAGGCGGCCAGTGCGGACGAGTGTCCCATTACGTCCGGGCTCGTCGACGACGTCCAGGAAGAGGCGCTGGCCGACGTGCGCGACCGCCATATTCGGTCGCTGGGGACGCACCAGCGCGCGATATTCGAAATTATTCGCGAAGCGGGGAGTTCGGGCATCCGAGCGACAGACCTTCACGGCCGGTACGCAAGCCGCGTCCAGGAGCCACGCGGCCAGAGTATGCGTCGGCGGTACCTCAACAGCCTCGAACGCTACGGCCTCATCGAACAGGCTGGAACCGGACGTGGGACACGCTACTGTGTCTTGCAAATCGAAGAAGCGTGA